In one window of Frigoriglobus tundricola DNA:
- the tnpC gene encoding IS66 family transposase has protein sequence MDSDAPLPTDVLTLQGMVRALQAENADLRTQLQRQAEQFQRTIDDLRAEVAALKAKLDRATTHRFGRRSERTPKPPKVPGDGPAKRRHDHGRSPLPAHLERRDTVLDLTPDERRCSGCGGDRVCIGQTQTEQLDCDPTPYFVRRTIRKTYACQQCPPTVRAEDRIRTATPSTVGPIDKGLCGPGLLAEVLVGKFLDHLPLHRQVARIGRAGVTVSESTLGDWVKQSAVLLTSLYQLMLERVRTCPVLWSDDTRSRFAQPGERTMPHGHFWVGIGDPTAPYTAFHFTTGYDAASGPDQFLGGFRGHVHADCLAQYNGLFAAGAKHVACWSHARRKFLGAGDPGAKAVERINRLYHIEHTLPAPDSPEHIVARRATRQARALPILNDLKAWLDAALGTALPKSALGAAIRYVANHWAAFVRYTEDGRLSIDNNLSERTLRLIAVGRSNWKFVGSAKAGAHAAVHFSVVGTCRHLGLDATAYLREVLPALHALGEKPTADQLAPLLPDVWAKRQQSRLLVA, from the coding sequence ATGGACTCCGACGCCCCGCTGCCGACCGACGTGCTGACCCTCCAAGGGATGGTGCGTGCCCTCCAGGCCGAAAACGCCGACCTCCGCACGCAGCTCCAACGCCAGGCCGAGCAGTTCCAACGGACCATCGACGACCTGCGTGCCGAGGTCGCGGCCTTGAAGGCGAAGTTGGACCGGGCCACGACGCACCGGTTCGGCCGGCGGTCCGAACGCACACCGAAGCCACCGAAGGTCCCCGGCGACGGACCCGCGAAGCGGCGCCACGACCACGGCCGTTCGCCACTCCCGGCGCACCTCGAACGCCGCGACACGGTCCTCGATCTGACCCCCGACGAGCGCCGCTGCTCGGGCTGTGGTGGCGACCGCGTGTGCATCGGCCAGACCCAGACCGAGCAACTCGATTGCGACCCGACCCCGTACTTCGTGCGGCGCACGATCCGCAAGACGTACGCGTGCCAACAGTGCCCCCCGACGGTCCGGGCCGAGGACCGGATCCGGACCGCCACGCCGAGTACCGTCGGACCGATCGACAAGGGACTGTGTGGTCCGGGCTTGTTGGCCGAGGTTCTCGTCGGGAAGTTCCTCGACCACCTGCCGCTGCACCGCCAAGTCGCCCGGATCGGGCGCGCGGGGGTGACGGTGTCCGAGAGTACCTTGGGCGATTGGGTGAAACAGTCCGCGGTGTTACTGACGTCGCTGTACCAGTTGATGCTCGAGCGGGTGCGCACGTGTCCGGTCCTCTGGTCCGATGACACCCGCTCGCGGTTCGCCCAGCCCGGTGAGCGAACGATGCCGCACGGCCACTTCTGGGTGGGGATCGGAGATCCGACGGCCCCGTACACGGCGTTCCACTTCACGACCGGTTACGACGCCGCGAGCGGACCGGACCAGTTCTTAGGCGGCTTCCGGGGCCACGTGCATGCCGATTGCCTCGCACAGTACAACGGCCTGTTCGCCGCCGGAGCCAAGCACGTCGCCTGTTGGTCCCACGCGCGCCGCAAGTTCCTCGGCGCCGGGGACCCCGGGGCCAAGGCGGTCGAACGCATCAACCGGTTGTACCACATCGAGCACACGCTTCCGGCGCCGGACTCACCGGAGCACATCGTCGCCCGTCGCGCGACGCGGCAAGCAAGGGCGCTCCCGATCCTGAACGACCTGAAGGCGTGGCTCGACGCGGCACTCGGGACGGCGTTGCCCAAGTCGGCCCTGGGGGCCGCGATCCGGTACGTGGCGAATCACTGGGCCGCGTTCGTCCGGTACACCGAGGACGGGCGACTCTCGATCGATAATAACCTGAGCGAGCGAACGCTCCGGCTGATCGCCGTGGGTCGGAGCAATTGGAAGTTCGTGGGCAGTGCGAAGGCCGGTGCGCACGCCGCGGTTCACTTCTCGGTGGTGGGCACGTGTCGGCACTTGGGTCTCGATGCGACGGCATACCTGCGTGAGGTTCTTCCGGCCCTTCATGCGTTGGGCGAGAAGCCGACGGCGGACCAACTCGCACCTCTTCTGCCCGACGTGTGGGCGAAGCGTCAACAATCCCGACTCCTCGTCGCGTAA
- a CDS encoding DUF1501 domain-containing protein — protein MSIEFPATRRSFLAHTGAGVGFYALAHLLHRDGLLAADGPAKPGENLPSSLDPRKPHFAPKAKAMISLFMHGGPSHVDLFDPKPELTRNSGKDYTGDVQYSFVNRASKKLFGSPWTFAKHGTCGTEVSELLPHTAGIVDDIAVLRSMHTGFNGHEVSIRYFHGGIAGVTGRPTMGSWIVYGLGTEAQNLPAYMVLSDPGGPPVDAAHNWNCGFLPPLYQGTVLRPQEPRILNLDPPPDAAGGVQRQNLDLLAELNRRHLAARPGEGDLEARIASYELAAAMQTAAKEALDVSREPERVRAMYGLDRPETREYGTRCLIARRLVERGVRFVQIFLGGQPWDNHNTIRDGLPAICKRTDRPAAALVKDLKQRGLLDSTLVHWGGEIGRLPTCEGELDAKAGRDHNGQGFTNWLAGGGIRPGITYGETDEVGHKAAVNVVTPNDFQATVLHLLGLDHNKLVYHHSGRAQRLTDGRPARVVKEILA, from the coding sequence ATGTCGATTGAGTTCCCCGCCACGCGCCGCTCGTTCCTGGCGCACACCGGCGCGGGCGTGGGGTTCTACGCGCTCGCGCACCTGCTCCACCGCGACGGCCTTCTCGCGGCCGACGGCCCGGCCAAGCCCGGCGAGAACCTGCCGTCGAGCCTCGACCCGCGCAAGCCGCACTTCGCGCCGAAAGCGAAGGCAATGATCTCGCTGTTCATGCACGGCGGGCCGAGCCACGTCGATTTGTTCGACCCGAAGCCGGAGCTGACGAGAAACAGCGGCAAGGACTACACGGGCGACGTGCAGTACAGCTTCGTGAACCGCGCGAGCAAGAAGCTGTTCGGCAGCCCGTGGACGTTCGCCAAGCACGGGACGTGCGGGACCGAAGTGAGCGAGCTGCTGCCGCACACGGCGGGCATCGTGGACGACATCGCGGTGCTCCGGTCGATGCACACCGGCTTCAACGGCCACGAGGTGTCGATCCGCTACTTCCACGGCGGCATCGCGGGCGTGACGGGCCGACCCACAATGGGGAGCTGGATCGTCTACGGGCTCGGTACCGAGGCGCAGAACCTCCCCGCGTACATGGTCCTCTCCGATCCGGGCGGGCCGCCGGTGGACGCGGCGCACAACTGGAACTGCGGGTTCCTGCCGCCGCTCTACCAGGGCACGGTGCTGCGCCCCCAGGAGCCCCGGATCCTCAACCTCGACCCGCCGCCGGACGCCGCGGGCGGGGTGCAGCGCCAGAACCTCGACCTGCTCGCCGAACTGAACCGGCGGCACCTCGCGGCGCGGCCCGGCGAGGGGGACCTGGAGGCCCGCATCGCCAGCTACGAACTCGCCGCCGCGATGCAGACCGCCGCGAAGGAGGCGCTCGACGTGTCCCGCGAGCCGGAGCGCGTCCGGGCCATGTACGGTCTCGATCGTCCCGAAACGCGCGAGTACGGCACCCGGTGCCTGATCGCCCGCCGGCTGGTCGAGCGGGGCGTGCGCTTCGTGCAAATCTTCCTCGGCGGCCAGCCGTGGGACAACCACAACACCATCAGGGACGGACTGCCCGCTATCTGCAAGCGCACCGACCGGCCCGCCGCGGCGCTCGTGAAGGACCTGAAGCAGCGCGGGCTACTCGATTCGACGCTGGTCCACTGGGGCGGGGAGATCGGCCGGCTGCCCACGTGCGAGGGGGAGCTGGACGCGAAGGCGGGCCGCGACCACAACGGCCAGGGCTTCACGAACTGGCTCGCGGGCGGCGGGATCCGGCCGGGAATCACCTACGGCGAAACGGACGAGGTCGGGCACAAGGCCGCGGTGAACGTGGTCACGCCCAACGACTTCCAGGCCACGGTGTTGCACCTGCTCGGGTTGGACCACAACAAGCTCGTGTACCACCACAGCGGGCGCGCCCAGCGCCTGACCGACGGCCGCCCGGCCCGCGTCGTGAAGGAGATCCTGGCCTGA
- a CDS encoding HNH endonuclease yields MKYRERYLKPNPYTTLTALEREELPESHSWTGAENRPGWSDIRYAALERDGYRCCWCGTPVTSDTAEVDHKRPVRRYKRAINANFLENTETLCAACHDKKTELDRQAESRVQ; encoded by the coding sequence CTGAAGTACAGGGAACGCTACCTGAAACCAAACCCATACACGACCCTGACGGCACTCGAACGGGAAGAACTCCCCGAGAGTCACTCATGGACCGGAGCCGAAAATAGACCCGGCTGGTCGGACATCCGATATGCCGCACTTGAGCGGGACGGTTACCGTTGCTGCTGGTGCGGCACACCGGTTACGTCGGACACAGCCGAAGTCGATCACAAGCGTCCGGTGCGGCGGTACAAGCGAGCCATCAACGCGAACTTCTTGGAGAATACCGAGACGTTATGCGCAGCGTGCCATGACAAGAAGACCGAGCTGGACCGACAGGCGGAGAGCCGTGTGCAGTGA
- a CDS encoding TolC family protein, with protein sequence MRAPKFLFAAALAVAGCSRAHYRKSADRETYPILAANESLAPGYDIGRLRLEPAPVSRLADPFNPDRPPKPPDDPAAAVLMNHPYKFRGYSHWGRDGYTNAIEAPDWERALPLGPDGVLKLDTRSAAEIALVNSREYQTNLETVYEAALALTLNRFEFDLHWLGQNATTYTHFGTGGVPTETNTLTSTTTAGFTRNLAAGGQLTAEFINNLTYQYTGGTGQFGSSILVGLTQPLIRGFGRQVRLEELTQAERNVLYAVRTYARFRKSFYVGVTAGTGGYLGLLLQLQQLRNAESILKQQEETYRLYSELFRGGRASVVDVDVIYQGLQGSRLAVLNAKLSLENGLDAYKLQLGMPPRLPVELDDGPLGRFVLTAPAADKLRDEVEAFQRARLSELDAPPPAVVLRRAFAALRDMAARVPAVGDSAAADLTAFRALLARPPGPDDDPEQRDRDAATYRSLVAAMGDAAEELKRLVARIDADAAAVDEGKRKENWVAATQAAKRLLAVLDTVIAAQIQARIYTIELPEAGGEEAPLLDFAKTNRLDLQNQLAQATDAWRKVTVAANALQAGLTFNGSVNLGTDPNHQNPLKFDAHGNTYTAGLQLDTPLNRQAERNAYRLSLITYQQAKRSVVALSDQIEQEVRRDLRQLRQLRASFGIARQQLLSAARQYENTRLSLVGPQDAQRGGGTDTATLQLQTALNNLLSARNALAAAYINFEQQRLQLLLDLEALQLDPRGFPINADPRPRAPADPAGGPGGRNGPGDPGAGHEGRPLGPPRPVEPGP encoded by the coding sequence ATGCGCGCGCCGAAGTTCCTTTTCGCCGCCGCACTGGCCGTAGCCGGATGCTCCCGCGCGCACTATCGCAAATCGGCCGACCGTGAGACGTACCCGATCCTGGCCGCGAACGAATCGCTCGCCCCGGGGTACGACATCGGGCGGCTCCGCCTCGAGCCCGCCCCCGTCTCCCGACTGGCCGACCCGTTCAACCCCGACCGCCCGCCGAAGCCGCCGGACGACCCGGCCGCCGCCGTTCTGATGAACCACCCGTACAAGTTCCGCGGCTACAGCCACTGGGGCAGGGACGGGTACACGAACGCGATCGAGGCCCCGGACTGGGAACGGGCGCTGCCGCTCGGTCCGGACGGCGTGCTCAAGCTCGACACCCGCTCGGCCGCCGAAATCGCCCTGGTCAACAGCCGGGAGTACCAGACGAACCTGGAAACGGTCTACGAGGCGGCCCTCGCGCTCACCCTCAACCGGTTCGAGTTCGACCTCCACTGGCTCGGCCAGAACGCGACCACTTACACCCACTTTGGGACCGGCGGCGTCCCGACCGAGACGAACACCCTCACGTCCACCACCACCGCCGGGTTCACCCGCAACCTGGCCGCCGGCGGCCAGCTCACGGCCGAGTTCATCAACAACCTCACCTACCAGTACACCGGCGGCACCGGCCAGTTCGGGTCGAGCATCCTGGTCGGCCTGACCCAGCCGCTCATCCGGGGGTTCGGGCGCCAGGTGCGGCTCGAGGAACTCACCCAGGCCGAGCGGAACGTCCTGTACGCGGTCCGGACCTACGCCCGGTTCCGCAAGAGCTTCTACGTCGGGGTGACGGCCGGCACCGGCGGGTACCTCGGGCTGCTGCTCCAGCTCCAACAGCTCCGGAACGCCGAGTCGATCCTGAAGCAGCAGGAGGAGACGTACCGGTTGTACAGCGAGCTGTTCCGCGGCGGCCGCGCGTCGGTGGTCGACGTGGACGTGATCTACCAGGGGCTCCAGGGGAGCCGGTTGGCGGTCCTGAACGCCAAGCTCTCCCTCGAAAACGGCCTGGACGCCTACAAGCTCCAGCTCGGGATGCCGCCCCGGCTGCCGGTCGAACTGGACGACGGCCCGCTCGGCCGGTTCGTCCTGACGGCCCCGGCGGCGGACAAGCTGCGGGACGAGGTCGAGGCGTTCCAGCGGGCGCGGCTGAGCGAGCTGGACGCGCCGCCGCCGGCGGTCGTCCTCCGCCGGGCGTTCGCCGCCCTTCGGGACATGGCCGCCCGCGTTCCGGCGGTCGGGGACTCGGCCGCCGCGGACCTCACCGCCTTCCGCGCGCTCCTCGCCCGCCCACCCGGCCCGGACGACGACCCCGAGCAACGGGACCGCGACGCCGCAACGTACCGGTCCCTGGTCGCCGCAATGGGCGACGCGGCGGAAGAACTGAAACGGCTGGTGGCCCGGATCGACGCCGACGCCGCGGCCGTGGACGAGGGGAAGCGGAAGGAGAACTGGGTGGCCGCGACCCAGGCGGCCAAGCGGCTCCTGGCCGTTCTCGACACCGTCATTGCCGCCCAGATCCAGGCGCGGATCTACACGATCGAGCTGCCCGAGGCCGGCGGCGAGGAGGCCCCGCTCCTGGACTTCGCCAAGACCAACCGGCTCGACCTCCAGAACCAGCTCGCGCAGGCGACCGACGCCTGGCGCAAGGTGACGGTCGCCGCCAACGCCCTCCAGGCGGGCCTGACCTTCAACGGCTCGGTCAACCTGGGGACCGACCCGAACCACCAGAACCCGCTCAAGTTCGACGCCCACGGCAACACGTACACGGCCGGGCTCCAGCTCGACACCCCGCTCAACCGACAGGCCGAGCGCAACGCCTACCGGCTGAGCCTGATCACCTACCAGCAGGCCAAGCGCTCGGTCGTCGCCCTGTCCGACCAGATCGAGCAGGAGGTCCGCCGCGACCTGCGCCAGTTGCGGCAGCTCCGGGCGTCGTTCGGGATCGCCCGCCAGCAGCTCCTGTCCGCGGCCCGGCAGTACGAGAACACGCGGCTGTCCCTGGTCGGGCCGCAGGACGCGCAGCGGGGCGGGGGAACGGACACCGCCACGTTGCAGCTCCAGACCGCCCTGAACAACCTGCTCAGCGCCCGCAACGCGCTCGCCGCCGCGTACATCAATTTCGAGCAGCAGCGGCTGCAACTTTTGTTAGACTTGGAGGCGCTCCAACTCGACCCCCGAGGGTTCCCGATCAATGCAGACCCCCGACCCCGCGCCCCCGCAGACCCCGCCGGAGGTCCCGGCGGCCGAAACGGTCCTGGAGATCCCGGCGCTGGTCACGAAGGCCGTCCCCTCGGCCCGCCCCGGCCGGTCGAACCCGGCCCGTAA
- the tnpC gene encoding IS66 family transposase translates to MAEPACPGCRDLLQRVAELEAQVAELTRRLDEAVRAGKRQAAPFRKGPPKPDPKTPGRKSGDAHGKHGRRPPPPHDQVAECHEAHLPDSCPHCRGRLVETGTAEQFQTEIPRTPLLRKFRVHIGHCESCGKRTQGRHPLQTSDALGAAASQIGPDAQAAAAVLHTQMGLSHGKVASVFRTLFGITLTRGASAQIDLRTASRLEPDYQLILDEVRSSEQIAADETGWRIGGHPAWLHAWVGDRATAYGIDSQRSAAVLERVIGADWSGILSHDGFASYDRFEAAIHQQCLAHVLRRARELLERATRGAVRFPRQVIALLTEAIHWRNGYVPGTWTDDQLDAHRGQFDDRLLELVTRPRAVPEYATLARHLWNHFEQWFAFVFDPRIEPTNWKAEQAIRPAVVNRKVWGGNRTVTGARAQGVLMSVFETCRRQTLSVVDHVSRTLRWFGNRLLPRPLLLG, encoded by the coding sequence ATGGCCGAACCCGCGTGTCCTGGCTGTCGGGATCTCCTCCAGCGTGTCGCCGAACTCGAAGCCCAGGTCGCCGAGTTGACCCGGCGGCTCGACGAGGCAGTGCGCGCCGGCAAGCGACAGGCCGCCCCGTTCCGCAAGGGTCCGCCCAAGCCCGACCCGAAGACACCCGGTCGCAAGTCGGGCGACGCCCACGGCAAGCACGGGCGCCGCCCGCCCCCGCCTCACGATCAGGTTGCGGAGTGCCACGAGGCGCACCTCCCCGACTCCTGTCCGCACTGCCGGGGCCGGCTGGTCGAGACCGGCACGGCGGAGCAGTTCCAGACCGAGATCCCACGCACCCCGCTGCTCCGCAAGTTCCGCGTCCACATCGGTCACTGCGAGTCGTGCGGGAAGCGGACCCAGGGCCGGCATCCGCTCCAGACGTCCGACGCCCTTGGCGCGGCTGCCAGCCAGATCGGCCCTGACGCCCAGGCCGCGGCCGCGGTCCTGCACACCCAGATGGGCCTGTCGCACGGCAAGGTCGCGTCGGTGTTCCGGACCCTGTTCGGCATCACCCTGACCCGCGGGGCCAGCGCCCAGATCGACCTCCGCACAGCGTCGCGACTGGAACCCGACTACCAACTGATCCTCGACGAGGTGCGGTCGTCCGAGCAGATCGCGGCCGACGAGACGGGGTGGCGGATCGGAGGGCATCCCGCCTGGCTCCATGCGTGGGTCGGTGACCGGGCCACCGCCTACGGTATCGACTCCCAACGCAGTGCCGCCGTCCTGGAGCGGGTGATCGGGGCGGACTGGTCCGGCATCCTGAGCCACGACGGGTTCGCCTCGTACGACCGGTTCGAGGCGGCGATCCACCAGCAGTGCCTGGCCCACGTGCTCCGCCGCGCGCGGGAGTTGCTGGAGCGCGCCACCCGCGGGGCCGTGCGGTTCCCACGGCAGGTGATTGCGCTGCTCACCGAGGCGATCCACTGGCGGAACGGGTATGTGCCGGGGACGTGGACCGACGACCAACTCGACGCGCACCGGGGGCAGTTCGACGACCGCCTGCTGGAGTTGGTGACGCGACCGCGGGCGGTGCCGGAGTACGCGACCCTGGCGAGGCACCTGTGGAACCACTTCGAGCAGTGGTTCGCGTTCGTGTTCGACCCGCGGATCGAGCCGACGAACTGGAAGGCCGAGCAGGCGATCCGCCCGGCGGTGGTAAATCGGAAGGTGTGGGGCGGCAACCGGACCGTCACGGGCGCGCGAGCGCAGGGCGTGTTGATGTCCGTGTTCGAGACGTGCCGCCGCCAGACGCTCTCGGTCGTGGATCACGTCAGCCGGACGTTGCGCTGGTTCGGTAACCGGCTCCTGCCGCGCCCGCTGCTGTTAGGGTGA
- a CDS encoding PSD1 and planctomycete cytochrome C domain-containing protein, translated as MRCGSLIAVGLFLVTGRAPAAEPVTFEQHVRPILKAYCLDCHGAGEKMPGGLDLRLKRFALAGGKSGPALVAKQPGRSPLVERMKAGEMPPGEKKVPADQIAIIERWIEGGALTLRDEPATLPPGLGITAEERAYWFYQPLKRPAVPVVANAKDPVRNPIDAFVLARLREKGLDFNPEADRATLVRRATFDLTGLPPSQPDIDAFLKDESPDAYEKVLDRLLASPRYGERWGRHWLDAAGYADSDGDGSTDTVRPFAWRYRDYVIRALNADKPLDRFVIEQLAGDELVPRPWANLNTEQVELLAATGFLRTAPDGTPSGATDAEQVMTDTIKVVASSLLGSSVGCAQCHDHRYDPIPQRDYYQLRAVFEPALDPGKWRKPAERLVSLYTDADRARAAAVEAEVGKMQAEFNPKQTAAVREAFEKELEKFPAGQRDTLKAAFDTPDAKRTAEQKKLVATNPKLNITPGVLYQYNPKAADDLKAMQLKITLKRAERPAEGFVAVTTEVPGRVPATRLYHRGDARQPKGADLTAADLTVTAPDGKRFDIAATAAAAPTTGRRLAWATHLTDGTHPLFGRVTVNRIWLNHFGRGIVDTPGEFGKLGQLPTHPELLDWLAAELPKQGWSLKKFHKLIMTSTTYRQSSKRDPAKDAVDRANTLYGRFPVRRLEAEAVRDRMLAAAGRLDLTPFGPSVPVVEDATGQIGTPDDKPRRSVYLQVRRSKPVAFLSAFDAPALEPNCDRRNVTTTAPQALMLLNSAFVRTQAAHLADRVGAEAKPGASAERLAEVAWQLAYLRPPTGDERALAAAFLTTPTALKGRAKDAERAALTNLCQQLLASNEFLYVD; from the coding sequence ATGCGCTGCGGTTCCCTCATCGCGGTCGGCCTTTTCCTCGTCACGGGGCGCGCGCCCGCCGCGGAACCGGTCACCTTCGAACAGCACGTTCGGCCGATCTTAAAGGCCTACTGCCTCGACTGCCACGGGGCCGGCGAGAAGATGCCGGGCGGGCTGGACCTGCGCCTGAAGCGGTTCGCCCTCGCGGGCGGCAAGAGCGGACCGGCGCTCGTGGCGAAGCAGCCCGGCAGGAGCCCGCTCGTCGAGCGCATGAAGGCCGGCGAGATGCCCCCGGGCGAGAAGAAGGTGCCGGCGGACCAGATCGCGATCATCGAGCGGTGGATCGAGGGCGGGGCGCTCACGCTCCGCGACGAACCCGCCACGCTGCCCCCCGGCCTCGGCATCACCGCGGAGGAACGCGCCTACTGGTTCTACCAGCCGCTGAAGCGCCCCGCGGTCCCCGTCGTCGCGAACGCGAAGGACCCCGTCCGCAACCCGATCGACGCGTTCGTTCTCGCGAGACTTCGTGAAAAGGGCCTCGACTTCAACCCGGAGGCCGACCGCGCAACGCTCGTCCGGCGCGCGACGTTCGATCTGACCGGGCTCCCGCCGTCGCAACCGGACATCGACGCCTTCCTGAAAGACGAGTCACCGGACGCGTACGAAAAGGTGCTCGACCGGTTGCTGGCGAGCCCCCGGTACGGCGAACGGTGGGGCCGCCACTGGCTCGACGCGGCGGGCTACGCCGACAGCGACGGCGACGGCAGCACCGACACCGTGCGCCCGTTCGCGTGGCGCTACCGCGACTACGTCATCCGCGCGCTCAACGCCGACAAGCCGCTGGACCGGTTCGTGATCGAACAGCTCGCCGGCGACGAACTCGTGCCGCGCCCGTGGGCGAACTTGAACACGGAGCAGGTGGAGTTACTCGCCGCGACCGGGTTCCTCCGCACCGCGCCCGACGGCACCCCGAGCGGTGCGACGGACGCCGAACAGGTGATGACCGACACCATCAAGGTGGTCGCGTCCAGCCTGCTCGGGTCGTCGGTCGGGTGCGCGCAGTGCCACGACCACCGCTACGACCCGATCCCGCAGCGCGACTATTACCAGCTCCGCGCCGTGTTCGAGCCGGCCCTCGACCCGGGCAAGTGGCGCAAGCCCGCCGAGCGGCTCGTTTCGCTGTACACCGATGCCGACCGCGCGAGGGCCGCCGCAGTGGAGGCCGAGGTCGGCAAGATGCAGGCGGAGTTCAATCCGAAGCAAACCGCCGCGGTCCGGGAGGCGTTCGAGAAGGAACTCGAGAAGTTCCCCGCGGGCCAACGCGACACCCTCAAGGCGGCGTTCGACACCCCGGACGCCAAACGAACCGCCGAGCAAAAGAAATTGGTCGCAACGAACCCGAAGCTGAACATCACGCCCGGGGTGCTCTATCAGTACAACCCGAAGGCCGCGGACGATCTGAAGGCGATGCAACTGAAGATCACGTTGAAGCGGGCCGAACGCCCCGCCGAGGGGTTCGTGGCGGTGACCACCGAAGTGCCGGGCCGCGTGCCGGCCACGCGGCTGTACCACCGCGGCGACGCGCGGCAGCCCAAAGGGGCCGATTTGACGGCCGCCGACCTGACCGTCACCGCGCCCGACGGCAAACGGTTCGATATCGCAGCGACGGCCGCGGCCGCGCCCACCACGGGGCGCCGGCTCGCGTGGGCCACCCACCTGACCGATGGCACCCACCCGCTGTTCGGGCGCGTGACAGTGAACCGCATCTGGCTGAACCACTTCGGCCGCGGGATCGTGGACACGCCGGGCGAGTTCGGCAAGCTCGGGCAGCTCCCCACGCACCCGGAACTGCTCGACTGGCTCGCCGCGGAGCTTCCAAAACAGGGCTGGAGCCTGAAGAAATTCCACAAGCTCATCATGACCTCGACGACCTACCGCCAGTCGTCGAAGCGCGACCCGGCGAAGGACGCGGTCGACCGCGCGAACACGCTCTACGGGCGCTTCCCGGTGCGGCGGCTCGAGGCCGAAGCCGTGCGCGACCGGATGCTCGCCGCCGCCGGGCGGCTCGACCTCACGCCGTTCGGCCCGTCGGTCCCGGTGGTCGAGGACGCGACCGGACAGATCGGGACGCCGGACGACAAGCCGCGCCGCAGCGTCTACCTCCAGGTGCGGCGCAGCAAGCCGGTCGCGTTCCTGTCCGCGTTCGACGCGCCCGCGCTGGAACCCAACTGCGACCGCCGCAACGTAACCACAACCGCGCCACAAGCGCTCATGCTGCTGAACAGCGCCTTCGTTCGCACCCAAGCCGCCCACCTCGCGGACCGCGTGGGGGCCGAGGCGAAGCCCGGCGCGAGCGCCGAGCGACTCGCCGAAGTCGCGTGGCAGCTCGCGTACCTCCGCCCGCCCACGGGCGACGAACGCGCGCTCGCGGCGGCCTTCCTCACGACCCCAACCGCGCTCAAGGGCCGGGCAAAGGACGCGGAACGGGCCGCGCTCACCAACCTCTGCCAACAACTGCTCGCCTCCAACGAGTTCCTCTATGTCGATTGA
- the tnpB gene encoding IS66 family insertion sequence element accessory protein TnpB (TnpB, as the term is used for proteins encoded by IS66 family insertion elements, is considered an accessory protein, since TnpC, encoded by a neighboring gene, is a DDE family transposase.) produces MLSIPPTTQLWYGGAVDLRLGFDGLYRHVQSTLQADPLSGHLFIFTNRSANRLKALYWTRHGLCLWCQRLERGRYHFPTPTDRKLELTATEFAMILDGIDYSSAKRFTRYCRPKASESDLRTRTS; encoded by the coding sequence GTGCTGAGCATTCCACCCACCACCCAGCTCTGGTACGGCGGGGCCGTCGATCTGCGCCTCGGGTTCGACGGCCTGTACCGCCACGTCCAATCCACGCTTCAGGCCGATCCCTTGAGCGGGCATCTGTTCATTTTCACCAATCGCTCGGCCAACCGGCTCAAGGCCCTGTACTGGACCCGCCACGGGCTCTGCTTGTGGTGCCAGCGACTCGAGCGCGGGCGGTACCACTTCCCCACCCCGACCGACCGCAAACTCGAACTCACCGCCACCGAGTTCGCCATGATCCTCGACGGCATCGACTACTCGTCGGCCAAACGTTTCACCCGTTATTGTCGCCCGAAAGCGTCCGAATCCGACTTGCGCACCCGCACGTCCTGA
- the tnpA gene encoding IS66 family insertion sequence element accessory protein TnpA — MPAVPAASRRDPAATRRRWAERLERFRRSGQTIAQFCAAEGVSPPSFYVWRRTLADHAPSPVPVTPTLVPIRLTPSPAGPPIEVVFPSGTVLRFPVDARPEVIAALVHAVEGRPC; from the coding sequence GTGCCTGCTGTCCCTGCTGCCTCTCGCCGTGACCCGGCCGCCACCCGTCGCCGGTGGGCCGAACGACTCGAACGGTTCCGCCGGTCGGGGCAGACGATCGCTCAGTTCTGTGCCGCCGAGGGCGTCTCACCGCCGTCCTTTTATGTGTGGCGGCGAACCCTCGCGGACCACGCCCCATCACCCGTACCGGTCACTCCGACGCTCGTCCCCATCCGCCTGACCCCGTCGCCCGCCGGACCGCCGATCGAGGTGGTGTTCCCGTCGGGAACCGTCCTGCGGTTCCCGGTCGATGCCCGACCGGAGGTCATCGCCGCCCTCGTGCATGCGGTGGAGGGGCGCCCGTGCTGA